TGAATCATTCATTAAGTTAGAACAACTTCTCACCactgatattttggaatttttatGAGGTGCGGCTACTCAAGATAAATGTTTTTCCTTGCTGCATGGCCATTCTGTTAGTGTGTACATGTACATCCAGTTCAATATTTAAGATACTCATTTTTgttcataattaatttaaacaatGTGTTGTAAGTTTTAGAAATTATCATCATATCATATTTGTCATGCCTAAAATATATCCAACACCATATACAATTATCAATAAAACTTACAAGTTAAAAGCATCTTCGAAGAAATATATGAAAATGGTTAGATGCATTGTAAGGTTTTCAAAATAGGAAATGTGGTGACATTTCACTAGAACACAGGAATTTGGTTTCTAAAACCTTCtaacattatttaaaaatatttttcacagTTCCTCACTCATTTGGATGAGGATACTTTTCATCATACTAAACTAAGGACTGATTACAATCCATCAAGAAACAAACCAGCTGCTAATTTATAGTCTAATTACTTTCCATTAACCAGCAGCCCTCTTAAACACAACTGCACATAacatttttatacttttaagtTCATTCTCATGTTAGTAAATGTATTATAAGAATTGATAGAATTCATATTATTGATTAAATCTCAGTAATTTCCAGGCTTCATTTTCCCTTGCCaccttaattaatttttttgtcaagCTGCTTAACTTTTacattattttgaattttaatatcaaaatgcagaagaagaagatccttATGGCCCAAAATTTCCTAATAAGCACAACATGAGGATGGCTATGTTTTGGCTTGTACAAGGATGTCAACCGGGAGACTCGCTGGTTTTTCATTATTCGGGTCATGGGTCACAACAAAGGAACTATAGTGGTGATGAAGCTGATGGATATGATGAAACATTATGTCCCCTTGACTTTGAAACACAGGGCATGATTGTAGATGACGAGATTAATGCAACAATTGTCAGACCTCTACTACCTGGGGTTAGGCTGCATGCACTAATTGATGCTTGCCACAGTGGCACTGTTCTGGATTTGCCATTTCTTTGCAGAATGGACAGGTTATCTTCTTTACATagtaaatattttgtatttacttCCCAGTTGCATGGTTTGGTTGTTATGAATTAACTATGGGATTATGATTGTTAGAAAATCTTTTGataaaacttaaaagaaaaGTATTTGCCAAAATCTCTTTTAGATATTCAATAATTCTGCCAGCAATGATCaataaccaatatttttttgtggatGCATCTTTTTGTTGTTGTCAACTCATAcatccatttttttttaatttaaataataagttcATTTTGTCTAAGTGAGCCTACGATGTCTTGTAAATTTTACCTTTCCCCTCTTATCTAATAAGTAAATGAAATGCAAGAAAATGCTAGATGAATTGAAGAGGAGCTCACCTTGATATATCTTTGCTAGAGCAAACAAGACATGCTTCATTATGCAAACTGTAGAGAAATTAAACTCATTTGTTGCACTAAGAAGCTATAGGAAATAGTAATTGAGAGCATATTAATGTAAGATATCTCGTATCAGAAccgattttattttgttaggaGAGGTCAACATTTAAGCCTATGTTGCGATTGCAAAGTGTGAATGCAAAGATACGAAATGACATGTGATTGAGCTTCTTTCATCTTGGAAAAACCATATGAGGATACTCCAAGTAGTAACAGGATAACCATAGAAAAGGAATATGTAAGAAAAGGGAATGACAAGTAACGTGTTTACTCAGTCATTTTGCATTTTTCCTATCAGGTCTGTATCAAGGGTTGATTGAATCCGCACCTTTTTAGTTTGAAAACCCAAAGCCAATGGCTCAGTGCTTGCTTTTTGGAAATGTTGCAAACTTGCAATCCTTGCCGAGTCTAGAAGAGTATATGATAGCATTTATTAGGCTAACCCTGCTCCATATGGAGTTAATAACCGTGGCTTAACTGATAAGATTCAAGCTAGTTGAATGAAATGGAAGATATGCTATAGGCATGCTTTGGATAGGTTATTAACGCCAATGGTTATCAAACTCATGGGAATAAGATGAGTGGATACCAAATTAGGAGTTCAGAGCAGGAAATATTGTAAACCTGGGAAGTTGGAGCTTCAATTACTGAGGTTAATTGAGAAAAACTTTACATAATTTGGTTTGGCTAAGTGTAAAGAAATTGAATAGATAAGATTTAATAATTATGTCCATTGATGTACCaagtgtgtttgtgtgtgtgtttgatattaaaaataatgcaACCTTTGGTGAAGGAGTCTTTTGATGAAGGAAATTAGGATATATGTTTGTTTTGCCtttgttttggtatttttatGTTTAGTGCTTTCAAAAGAACTAggtctttcttttatttatatatattggatTTGTGCAGTCTAGAGAGGTATTTCTTCGAAAGCTAAAGCAGAagtagaaatagaaaaatattttgtatttggatATATGATATATCTATAAAAGTACATTTAATTAGAATCATAAGCATTTAAGTATTTGGATATGACAAATatctaaagtattttttaatataaaattactattATGGGGCATGAGGAAAAAAACTATTTACATAACAtggtatttttgaaaacttaaaaggtgtaattattttattatatatctaCTTATTGgaataaaatacaataattgGATGtattaatacatttttttattttgaaattaaattaaatttttagatctaacaAATAATACTCACTATAATTTAATCTCCCTTTTAGGATAATGCAATAAAAAAATCTCATAAGAAGTATAGTGGTTAGGCTTTTATATTTTCTGCATCGATATATTTGTCCTTTTAAAAATATGTGGAGATAAATTGGTAATCTTAATCTTTTCAGATTTCTGTCTCTTCAATTTCTTCTACTTCTGGTAGAAAAAGGTCCCTACCTTCTTTTCAGAAAGTGCAAGaaaaattgtttattttcttcctctattgttttttttttttttttttaaaNNNNNNNNNNNNNNNNNNNNNNNNNNNNNNNNNNNNNNNNNNNNNNNNNNNNNNNNNNNNNNNNNNNNNNNNNNNNNNNNNNNNNNNNCTAGAATCAGAAAGAAACTAGCCCATTGAATAATCTTTACGGTAGAATGTATGGCAGGACCATCGCCCTAGTATTCACTCTGTTTCTGGCTTCTTTGTATAGGAGTGGACGGTATGTATGGGAGGACCATCGCCCTAGGTCAGGTACATGGAAAGGATCAGCTGGTGGAGAAGTTATCTCCTTTAGTGGATGCGATGATCATCAAACTTCCGCTGATACATCTGTAAGTCTCAAAAAATTACATTGATGTGTCCAAGATTGTTACAGTTCTACCTGAGATAGCTTATCTCTTTTATCACTAATCCTGTAAACAGGCACTTTCAAAGATTACATCAACTGGGGCCATGACGTTTTGTTTCATCCAAGCCATTGAGCGTGGTCATGGGACTACATACGGAAGCATTCTGAATGCAATGCGCACTGCCATCAGAAATGTTGGCAATGATGGTGATGTTATAGGTGGTGGTGTAGTTACCTCTCTCCTCTCCATGCTATTGACTGGAGGCAGCGGTATTGGTGGACTAAGACAGGTATGCTTGGGCAGCTTAATTTGAAATTCGTATGTTTAATTTGAAGAATGTTATACggattatttttatatacaccTCTATTATACatctattttttgtattaaaagtGATTGATAAGATGTGAAAGAAAATACAAAGTTTGCCATAAAACAAAGTGTACAAAGGATGTGTACACAAAAAGTAGTGCAAATACCATTTTTAGGTCACTTTTCAGATTAGGCAAATAGAGCCCTTTCTTCTTATCACCTATGAAGTATGGACACTAGCATAACAGATAAAGAAAGAtggcatatatataaaatatgaagtataaattttttaaatgttttgaatatttttaattatttaaagatttttttatcatttttatattaataattaatattacataatatttctaaactcatttcaaaaatatataacaagaaTAGGATTAGACATGCCGACACGTAATCATATTTGAGTGTGTCTAAGTGTGTTCGgagaagtattttttttttaattcaaaacaCAGTTAGATAAGGATGACATACATTACAGATGAGTATCAAAGTGTCCAAAATGTGTCTAACATGCAGACATAACAACTCAATGAGGTGTTCCTTCTTCATAGCTTATCActttttttcttggtccttTGGTTTTATACCAATTTGATCCCAAATGACTTTTTATGCATAACAAATGAAGAATGATGTTTTGTCACAAATAGTGTTACATGGTCTGAATTTTAACGTGATACACATTGTATAACTTAATCAGTTAATTGTTGTTGATTATGTATGTGTTAAGAGAGTTACTGTGAAGGAAATTGGTAGATGATTTAATTTCATTCCCTAtcttcaatatatattttaaaacataTTGAAATAGGGAATGGcattaaagaaagataaaatgcATTTTGGTTCCTAAATATACTTAGAGTTATTATGAAACATGAATTCTTTGTGAAACTGAAGTTAAAATCATTTTATCAAAAGCTACTCTTTTAAGCttctaataaaattttgaaaacatttctttttagttgttattattttttaaagagtTATCCAAATATGTTAGAATCctaaaataattgataaaaccAATGGGCCATTCGTCCCTAAAAGCTTGTTGACATTAAATAAGCTACTAAAAGTTTAAATGTGATATCAAACATGTATTCAGAAAGTTAAAATTTGATATCATATTGATTGGTAAAAGATGCATGCGATATTTGTCCAATATTTTGGTTCTCAATAAAGTATGAGCATTCAGGAAATTATTTAATGTCATGCATTTTGAAGGGACCAAACTATTTAATTTTTAGGGATCTATTTGTTGTCAAACATTCAAAGAATAATGTAAATACTTTTATATACTTGTTCCTTGTCAAAATCTTCCGAGGACTAAGTGAATCTGAGTTacatatttgtttgtttgtttggtcTTTTGGTCAGATAAAAGAAAGGGGGGCCCAAAATCCCTACCTgccataattttcaaaatttattacagAATTgtcactttttttaattatatatcaatttATCGATATGCCATTTTTGTTATGTAGCAATATTTATTACTTTTGTGTTGGCATGGAGGTATTATGGGAAATGCACCTCCACATCagcattaaaagaaataaaattttccaCGATGTCAAAATAGTGactttttgataaataatttaaaaataatggcAATTTAGTAAAAACTTTTAAGAAATATGGCTATTTAGGGATTTCAACTTGGTGAAATTTAggtttgtttggtttagaaaactGTTTTCGATGTTCATTTTCAATGTTctctatttttagattttaataaagaaagaagagaaaattgttaaagcaataaaatcatgATGAAAACTCACATGCAAAGTTAATAGTTGAGAATCGTTAGAGAACAATTTCGTCGAACTATTCAAATTATTTTACAGTTCTCAACTATAAACTTTACGTGAAGACAATTGCATGTGAATTTTCATCTTAAATCATATCTATGTTTTTACTCTTTACTTCACAATATTAAGAacaagaaatattaaaaatgaaaacacaTACCAAACATTTCcttattttctcaaattttgtTGGCAATTTTTACTAGTTAGTATCTATCTGTGTATTGAGATGCTCGTATGGTTGAACTGACTCCTctttattacttttcttttgcCTTTTCTTTCAACAGGAACCACAGCTGACAGCTTGTGAAGCGTTTGATGTGTATACAAAACCATTCCATTTATGATATTTGGAGTTCTATATACAATTCTTTTGGCACTGCCCTTAACCCTTGTACATGAgtatattaataattagaatGATAAACGATAGTATTATAAGGAAGTTCATATTTTACATATAGGATGTATTTTACTGAATTTACATATGCCCTTGTGAATTTGATCCTGATCTAAGCTTATTGTTGAGTTGCTGCAAATCCTGGATTTCATTTctacatttatatatatatcttgtgTGACTAGAGTAATAGTTTGTAATGAGGGTGAGATGAATCTAGATTATTGGATTTTATTAGAATAGTAGTCAATAGCAGAGAGAGAAATGTTATACGTACCATTTCTAATATTAAAAGTGATTGATCGAAAAGTCAGAAAAGATAAGAAGCTTGTGTTTTATACTATAGAAGAAAGTGTACATGGAATGAATTGAGAAGAGTGAAGCAGGAAGTTGATGTCCCCATGCTATTAGGGGGgaattttaatgaaattactAATGAGCATGCAAGGAGGGGTTGTAGTTCGTTGTCTATAAGCAGTAGATTATTTAAGGTATGGAACTTGTGGATTTGGAGTTGAGCGATCGAAAATATTCATGGTATGATGGTAGATCCTACAGCAGATTAGACTGGGTCTTTGTTGATAGTGAATGAGTAACTGAATAcgagaatttaaatttaaaagggtTAAATCGCTCCCTAGCTGACCATTGTGCCTTGCTGGTGTGTTTGGGTGAGATCGACTAGAGCCCCTAAACCATTCAGAACCTTAGAAGCTTGGCTGTCTCATGTGAACATAAAATGTGGTGAAGGAGGAAGGGGCAAGGTTGGGCAACAAATCGGTGGTGGAAAAGTTGAAAGAGTTGAAGGCGCTACTACGGAGTTCGAATAAGGGGAAGTATGGGGtgatatatcataaaattatggAGGTGGAAAAGGAAATTAATGGGTCATGCTTATGAGTGTTTGCTGGCGAGAGGTTGGGCTCTCCAAATCCTAGCTGAGAAGTGGTGTGAGAGAAAGGCATCATACTGGCAGCAACTCATAACATGTATAGAAATACCAAGTCTTTCCATGCGATAACCAAGACAAGGAAAAGAATAAATGGACGTTGTTTTAGAGACCGTGGCAGAATTATAAGGGAAGTTAAAAGGTGCGTTCTGTGGTGGTTATTAGGGGTGTGTTTGGCAAACGCGTTAGAAGAGAAGAAGCACTGAAAGCTTCAATTTTTGGTTTGGCAAACTTTTGATTCATGAACGCAGAAGTGATTTTGCTTTCAAAACCACGTTTACAAGAAGCTACAATTTTGAGCTTCTGCGTTTTACCAACGGACTTTTAGCTATCAATACTCCATCTTTATTTACTCTTTACCAACTTTATCCTTTATGCAtgttactaaaaatatactaaaaaataagagtaataagagtactaaaaatatactatataaaaaatatcataaaattttttttgatttatttcaattactaccaaaataaatatttaatttttttattattcttagtactctctaaaatttatattttgttacttttaattaaaaatatattttaccaatttttatatattatttttattttaatgtataaatattaattttattatagaattaattaataagatctattcaaatatctaaattaaaatgataagataatatacaaaaattatttaagttggtgtctattttagtaattttttttatctaaaagtaattttgaatagtataatccaaacaacattttttgttgctataatttattttaatacaaaGATTGCCAAATATAAATCACTTTAATacaaacttacttttcatcataatcaaatttataaaatcaattttattcaaaCTCCCGTTTGTAAACTATAATCTAAACACACACTAGGTTTATGTGACTACAATAGCTATAAGGGTTCTTCCAATTATTTGCTTATAGCTGGTAGATAAGGTTGCTTTTTGACTTTTAAAAAGGGTTCCTTCAACACGGTAAAAATAGTTAATAGAGGaggtaaaaattttaaagagtaATTAGATAGAAAATCACATTACTTTTtgatagaaaattaaaataaaagatagataTCTTCCGGAATTGGTGAATGATCAGGTATAATTGACTTAGGGTTCTTGGTGGGTTATTGACGTCCTGTCGCAAGGCTTGGCGATTGAAGCGTAGTTATTGTAACcgaaaggaggaagaaaagtCACAACAAAGTCGTCGTCGAAATTGCTGGTAATAGCTGACGTGGCAACAACGAGTGGGGATCGAAAAAGACAGCGCAGattataaacaataaataaataaatataaaattttaaaacaatataagaataaataaatatacgaataaataaatataaaaataaatacctagaTCAATaactgatattttttaaattagagactttaatcttctaaattttaaaatatataaaacagtctccaatatttattttttctccaatTTAATTCGAAGAGTAatgcataaaattctttttaagaATTTACAATGatcaaaacaatttttaaaattacttaaaaatttcaaaacaatcATTTTGATTACAAGAATCAAGTTGAAAGGAGATTGTATTGTGTCACAAAAGAATAAATATTATggattgttttgtgtgttttaaaatttaaaagNNNNNNNNNNNNNNNNNNNAGATTCAAatgtttaatattaaaaattttaaatacatttttaaaaatttattaaaaaatgtattacataattaaaatttaaaattttaaaatctaaaattttttagataattttaaattaatattacaatattttaattaaacatCTATAATTTGTAAGATATGTCAGTGTTCATAATACTAACATAAATAATAGagttttatcaaaaaaaaattcaaaaaaccagtaaaaagagaaaagagtttGAGACAAAAAAGAGGTGTCATGAAGggtatttttctcttctttttcttttttatttttcccctCTTACTTATAAATtggattttctctttttttagtCATGTATTATAAATTTGGTTATCTActagtttaatttaaaaagaaaaataaaaaaatccaagaTCTTTTCTTCCAgatatttatcaatttttgACCGTATTAGTGTTGTGTTTTTCATGTTTTTGTTGGCTTAGCACACAGCCCACGGCTCTTTTTTTCGATATGATTTCCATTTGTAAGTAACCCAGCGTTATAGAGATTGTGGGTGACTAACAAGATTGTGACAACGTAAAGCTGGAGTTAGGTGGGAGATAAAATCGGACCGTCCAATTTCAAATTGGGAGAAAGGGAGGCAagtcggacggtccgatttgttggTGGGTGGGTTTGTATTACATATAATCGGATGGACCGATTTGTTGCTAGTTGAATCCAATGGGACACAAATCGGTGGCAGAGATTTGTgggtgaaaaaaatttttaatcccgTGGCACCTAAATCGGACCCACCAATTTATTGTCGGATAAATCAGATGTAACGAAATTGGTGGCagcgatgatgatgataataataataataataataataataataataataataataataataataataataataaaattaatttttaaatttatttacagATCTCATTCATTaacatattatttaataataatcatgataaactcaaatcaaataaaaaatctaacatTCATTAACTATTCATACAAGCTTTACAAGGATAAACACTAACTAATTAACTCTACTTCATTCTTTATGTTTAACACCTAACAGTAACCAtatcatacatatatatttgATGAATCTCTACTTAGtactataataatatatattgctattaaaaacaataaaataatttttatcactactattatttatttactaaatcaaaatattataaaatagaaatttacataatttttggcattgtttccaattttttttgtgtttttggtgGTCCAATAATGGTGGTGGGGTTAGGGATCAGAGAGGAAAAGAGATGATGGAGTTGGGgaacaaagagaaagagagatgagagtaAAAGTGAAAGGGAAAGCAGAAGGGAAGCTAATACGCATGCGGTACTAAGCTACATGTTCGCCACGTGGCAGCACGCCTCAAATCGGACCCACCGATTTGCTGTCCGTCTGATTACTGAAATTGAACCGTTCGATTTCAGTGTCACAATTCGGTCCGTCCGATTTTAGTTCAGCAACCATTGCAACTCGGTGATACACCCAGATCTCCCATAACCCTGTTATACACGATCTCTACttccatatcaaaattaaaaaaactccACAGCCCACATAAGATTCAATTTTTGGTgctcaaatttttattttgctcTCAGAGTAACATTTGATGAGTCACATATCTAATGGTGGATCAATAATTAGTCATCATTAGGAACCATTTTTTGTGCCACCATAGACTTGGCCAAGTTAGAATGTTCTTCAAAGCCCTATAGTCACGGTTCAAAACAAGCCATGTTGACTCTTAGAAAAATAGTCCTATAACAAGTCtaacatatttaaatataattaaataaaaaagttacaaatatttttaataaatttataagttttagagagaataattacatattttaaaaaaaaataaaataaataaatataattaaattctatataTGATATATGGAACATATAATATCTAACAACTCAACAAGGAATAAGAGCTTAGTGTAGACAATTATTCTTAAATAGAAAATTTACATATTTGAATATAtgttctgaaattttttttaagaaaacagAGTAAATTTTATAACTTAATGACTAGATAATACATCTATAATTTACATGAGATTATATAATCAGTATTATTGAAATATAttctatttgaaaaataataatatatacaaataaataaattaataaaaaaattctcagTATATTTGTGTGTGTGATTAGTgttagggaaaaaaaaaagaagtgtgACCACAATTTTATTTACtgcatatctttttctattttattttattttattttattttattttttgaggtattacattcttctttttttagaaattcGGTCCTCAAATTTGAAACTGTTATTAACTTCACCAAATACCAGTCACTTGTATTACATGCAATTAGACATTGAAACAATAGATTATGAATTGAGAATAAGAGAAGACAATAACATCGAGACAACtttaatcaaaatagatatCGTCACTATTTTGCATATaatcattaacaaaaaaaaaaatcaggaCAATCAGAAAGTTAAAAGGGTCACGATGAATACACTAGCACCACCAGCGAAATCATTTCAATGACAATCATCTTCGGACCCAAAATAAAACCTTGTTATGATATTTTGCCCATTCATAACATAGTAATTCGACTTAATACGACAAAAGCTCTCAATACAAAATATCCCTTTTAGTTAAaggaataaataaatttaaatagctAACATAAGACTCAAATTGTATCTCCAAACTATTTGAAAATCATATGCTATAAAAACTTGTAAACATTGGTATAAATTTTCTATTAAAGATCAAAATACTTGTTACTTATCATAAAAGCTTTCTCATCGCCATACCTCTGATAATtcttttgaaaatacttttcTAATATCAAAACTTATTAATTAGTTAGGAGATATGGcctagaaaaataattataataccaAAGATAGCTTCTTATGTATTTATTTAGAAGGACACAATCTTTTATAatcaagaagagaaagaaaatttaaGGTTTACAGTCTTTAATATTATAGACCAAAATTGGAAGCAACAAGTCAACAACTCAAAAgacaaagtaaataaaatacttACAACAATTATAAATCAAAACCACCGGCAACAAGACAAAGGCCACAACATTGAAAGTATCTCCATTGAAGTTATTATGATAAGGTGAATTATATGGTAAAGATGTAagtttacaaatttttttttatgggaTGAAAGAGAGATTGAAAAAGGTAGGACCacactttgaataataataaaataataaaaaataactataaaagaaatttattttctctctctgTATTACTCGATCTGTATAGTAGAGTGCCCCGAATGATAAAAGCTTTCGAAatattaatgaaattaaaaattgtgATTTTTCTAATCTAATGTATCTAAAACACTAACTTGTAATCAATTTAGATGGGACCAACTACATGTTATATAGATAGTCCATAAACTTCcaataaattaaaccataaaatttacaaattcaGAAAATCTTGGATTATATCTCACAATAATAGAACattgtaaaaaaaatcaacacgAGGAGTCtagcccttttttttttcacccaAACATATTAAAGTGGATTTtgataactaataataaaaaaactcatTTAAAAAAAGGATGAAAAGTTACTCTCTACCATCCAAGAATTCACATATGTCATATATAAGAAATTACAAACTCCCAGTACATGAaaacaagtttttttttctctcactaggttttcacttttcacagtttaaaaaaaaaaaaacacaagttCCCAACTCAAACAAATTTGTTAATCTTACAAATTATGCAATGATTAAACAAATGAGAAGGTAGAACTTTTCTGTACAAATTTCAATTGGCCTAATACACTTGTAATGAACTTTTAAAACGTGTCTTctaaacaacaaaatacaaCAAGTATAGAACTTGAATGTTCAATCTAGTTATCATCCAAATGTCAATTCAACTAGAAAAATATCAATGACTatgaaacaaaaacaaaactttttcaaagaaACTCATCATATGAATTTAGTCcctctaaaattaattatcgatCATCCATATTATAATTAGCCAACAtattcaacatttattcaaCCAAAAACCAAATAAACACGCATTTCAATCGGATTGCAACAATGAACAGTAGAACATAATTTAAAAGAACATAACAATTTAATGTTTTAAGGTAGAGAAAAGTGGTGTTaaatataaattcttaatcTATACCGCTACTCAAAACATTCCATTTCTATAGAAAAAATTCCTTAAACTTTAAATCTATTAAAGAATAAGTCGAGATTGGGTACAAATGAAAAGGATAAGATTGGCAAGAAATGACACAGGACACATGATGACAATAACCAGAAGATAATAATGACATAAAGGACAAGGAGGACATTCTTATAGGTGGTGCGAAATTtatcacccacaaactaatcggcaagtgcaccgagaTGTACCAAGTAATATTTCAGGTGAGTgagagtc
This portion of the Arachis duranensis cultivar V14167 chromosome 6, aradu.V14167.gnm2.J7QH, whole genome shotgun sequence genome encodes:
- the LOC107495085 gene encoding metacaspase-1, whose translation is MYSNMLVNCSGCHTPLQLPPGATSIRCALCHAVTHIADPRALPHQPHSSTHAPPPPPHTAPSPYNHAPPGPPPNAHGRKKAVVVGISYKYSRHELKGCINDAKCMKYLLMNKFNFPESCIIMLTEEEDPYGPKFPNKHNMRMAMFWLVQGCQPGDSLVFHYSGHGSQQRNYSGDEADGYDETLCPLDFETQGMIVDDEINATIVRPLLPGVRLHALIDACHSGTVLDLPFLCRMDRSGRYVWEDHRPRSGTWKGSAGGEVISFSGCDDHQTSADTSALSKITSTGAMTFCFIQAIERGHGTTYGSILNAMRTAIRNVGNDGDVIGGGVVTSLLSMLLTGGSGIGGLRQEPQLTACEAFDVYTKPFHL